The genomic stretch TGTCCTGTACATGCCATGCGATAGCACTCAGgatgatctgctccatgaccTTGCTTGGCACTGAGGTtagactgacaggcctgtaattcccCAAGTCCTCCTTCTTGCACTTCATGTAGATAGGTGTTGCATTTGCTAAGCTCCAGTCAGATGGGACCTCACTGGTTAGCCAGGACGGCTCATAGGTTGTTCAAAGTGGCTTAGTGAGCACTTTTGCCAGCTTTTTCAATACCCTTGGGTGAATCCTTTGTGGCCCAATAAATCTATGTGAGTTCAAGAGGTGTAGTAGATCACTAACCATTTCCCATTGGTTTATAATGGCTTCATTCTATTCTGTGTGTCTTCCAGCTTAGCAGGCTGGGTACCCTGAGAAAAATTAGTCTTACTCATAAAGAccgaggcaaagaaggcattaagtactTCAGCTCAGCCTCATCTCTCATCAATATGTTTTCCCTCGCATCTAGTAGGGGATtgagattctccttagtcccCTGAAGTTTTGTTGctcatgtatttataaaaacattttaaattaattcattttagcCAAACTAGTGCAGTTGCAGTATTTTTAGGTtactatttttatgttttagatctttttttaaaagaaatacccCCTAAAATCTTCAGACTAGCAAGGTTTGACTTGCTAGAGGTAGAATACTATGATTCGAAGATGTACATTTAATTTAGGTACTGTTCAATTTCTGTTATCCAAAGTCATTAATTTTATGTTACCTTTAAGCAGTGTTTTTAGCTGCAGTTCTTGATGTTCTTGTGCAGAGAGTAGCTtgaaacagatggaaaatatgCTTGATGTttcccatgcatttttttcagatgatttgGTGTCTGCTACATTGCTGATGtttattaatgttaattaaCCTGTCTTTCTCAGTATACAGGCAGAATGGACCATTAAGTTATTAAATAGTGCTGTatatggacttttttttcaaCATAAGTGTTCTTATATAACTTCTAACAGATGGTTAGTGTCCGCTATTTTCATATTGGTATAAGACAGTGAGTCATACCTTGATAGACTGAAGATTTTAGGGGGGTTAGATTCCAGACAGAGTTATCAGACTGAAAATGGGCTTGGTTTCACTTTAACATTAGAATTATGAGAAGTAAGTTTAAACTTAATATTGCTCTGCAGTCTACCTGCCAAATTTGCAACAATTTTGTGAAAGGATGACAAAATCCTGAACTTCTGCATTGGCATTTAAGAGTTACCCGTCTGGTATGTAAGAATTACATCTTGTtattgttttcctctgctttcctgcaaCAGATCTTCAGGATAGGCCTGCCTCTTCGTATGCAGAGGGAGCAAGACCAAAAGAGAATTCATTAAGTGCTTTGAGGCTGAATGCATCCATGAACCAACAGTTGCCTTCTGATCGTCAGCCATCTTTTTTCAACAGAGACTCTAACATAAGCTCTTCAAGATCGAGCTATTCTTCAAGacaaaggagaaatgaaatggaatcTCCCCAGAGGAGCATGCAGccagcattttctctttctgccatTAGAGAAGACATTCCTTCCTCAAGTGGCTCTGAAAGGGTTTTATCTTCTCAGAGGTCATTAAATGAGGCTGCAGCTGACAGCGAAGGGAGGCGCACAACCAGACAGCTGCTGTCTCGTTTAGCGTCTAGTATGTCGTCTACATTTTTCTCTCGAAGATCTAGCCAGGATTCATTGCATACAAGGTCATTAGGCTCTGAAGAATCATCTGTTGTCCCAAGAGTTCAACCTTCTACTCTGTCTAGTGCTAATGGAGCTGCAACACCAGAAACTGCAGGACTTCAGACATCTGAAGCTTCTCAAGGATTTAGTTTTCTTAGACGAAGATGGGGTTTATCAGGAATATCACAGAATCTTAACTCTGATTCGGATGGAGAAAGCTACAGACCAGACTCTGAAAGCAGGAGCACAGGATCCTGGTTATCATCATCTTTGAGGAACAGATGTACACCTCTCTTCTCcagaagaaggagagaaggaagagacGAGTCTGCAAGGATCTCTACCTCTGATACAACTGCTAGATCGCAACATGTCTTCAGAAGAAGAGAGTCAGGTGAGGAGACCTCTCTTGAAGCATCAGATAGCCCGCCTAGGGCTTCTGTTAGCAGACCATCAACACCTGCAGTATCTGGTATTCCTACAGCTACTGCCTCCCCGCCAGATTCATCCCACAGCAGAAGAAGTTCTGGAATTCTGCCTGGTTCTCTCTTTCGCTTTGCAGTGCCTCCAACATTAGGAAGCAGTCTGTCTGACAATCTTATGATAACTGTAGATATTATTCCCTCTGGCTGGAATCAGTCTGAAGGACAAGAAAGTGATAAGTCTAAAATACCACCTTCAAGAGATCCAGAAAGACTCCAGAAAATTAAAGAGAGGTAAATTAGTATGTTCTTTTGAGATAATTAAATGTACTTGACTTAGCATGAGCGGGTTTTACGTAACCTTGATGTTAAACAGTACTTCCCTTCAGAGAAGGATACAACTCACAGCTGTCACCTACAGGCTCACTTTTGTCTTTAGAGAAACTTGTATTAATCCTCACAGGTTTGAGGACAGTTGGAGGACAGAAATTGTCATCATAAAAAGTCTTACGTGAAACGTGTCACACTGTTTTGTTGATATTCCTTCCTATTCAGTCTGCTTTTAGAAGATTCTGAAGATGAAGAGGGTGACTTATGTAGAATCTGTCAGATGTCGTCTGCAAGTTCTGACAACCTTTTAATAGAGCCATGCAAATGCACTGGAAGTCTGCAGTATGTTCACCAGGATTGCATGAAAAAATGGCTGCAGTCCAAGATTAATTCAGGTAAAGGAGACAACAGACTGTTGTAAATGCCAGGGTATGGTGGGAGACTTACCAGTACAAGTGCTCGTACTAATATTAAgacatatttttgaaaaagcaatagttggggagaaaaaaagtgtatacgtatattaaaaaaaaaaaaaaaacacattgtgaCACTTTAAGGCTTTTTTGGTGGGTGGGTGTGCGCACGCACACATGTGTGCACATTTTCTCCTGTGAGTTATTTCCACGAACAGTATCTGTCATTtataaaactatattttttgtaatgccTACTAAGATGTTAAACAGAATATAACATCGCAGAGGTCTGGGGCATGAGAAGATACTTTTAAGAGCTACTCTGCCAGTTTGGGCACGTGTGTTCCCAGCAACTCTTTGTGCATGCAGTTCTAATTAAGTCTCTGATAGCCAGTCTGACTGTAGCAGAGCGATgggaattttaaaatcaaaaaatatttttctattgcaACAGTTCTTGAATGCATTgcctttttcagttttattttttaacacttcttAACTCCAGTTCAAGGCAGTTGAACAggaatatagattttttttaaagatacacTTCAAAAACTGCACACTGTACAGATGTTCTTGTATTACGTATAAATTGTTCGATGAACTTAAGTTATATGTAGGATTCTTAAGACTTAAAATACATGGCCTGGTATAGAGACATGAAGATCATGAAATACTTTTTACAAAAGGAAggtgtgtttgcttgtttgtttagttgGCATAAGATGGTCTGCATCAGAGAAAGGACATATTAAAAGCCTCAGCATGTAGGGGAACTTCATTTGAAGTGTGCAACTTTGTAGATAGAAATGAACAAATTTAAGACACAAATCCATCATAAtcttggtttgtttcttttgtctcttaTGAAACAACTAGTTTCAGACCTGGAACTTCAAGACAAAATCTTACTCCAACAGTAACTTTAAACTATTCTagtgtatttattattacttcTGTGTATAACTGGATTACAGCGTAGACTTCAAACAGCCCAAACAGCAGCGATTTTATGCCAGGCTTTCAAGAAGTACGTTGTCCAGATTGAACATGAAGCAAAATGCATACAACCTGATAAAGAATAAACATTCTGTAGCATTTAAATTCTGATGGTTGTAGATGTTCACTACATTTATACCACAGACCATCTTCTCATCTAACCTTGCTTTGGGAAATAAAGCCCAGAAATAGTTACAGTCTTTAATGCTTATATAATTGTGTGCTATATTTTAGATTGTTGCAACTTGACACTGATTTCTTACCTTCCCCCTGCACTTCCCAACCAGGTTCTTCATTGGAAGCAGTAACTACTTGTGAACTGTGTAAGGAGAAGTTACATCTGAATCTGGAAGACTTTGATATTCATGAACTCTATAGGGCACATGCAAATGAACAAGTTAgtatattttgcttattttggtAAGTGTTGATTTTGTGCTGGGGGGGCACTCCTctttagagaaggaaaatgtttccccttttcaggAGGACTGTTGTGCACGTAAAGTAACAAAACCATGGAACAGCTATATCTCCTCAATATTCAAATTCTGTcctcctgctttttccttttgctaagCCTCCAGTAAAGATACTATATCTCTTATCCTGAAGTGCAGATCTGCAGGTCTCTCATCTGTCTTTGCAGTCTAGTGTCTTTAACATATAGGTGCAGTGGAAATCCTGCATTCACATCTATTAAATCATGATGTGTCTTTCCTTTTAgcttttttgttagtttgtttgagaacattttaaacaattgttttaaacataccattaaaattattactttattcctttattcctttaaCTAAAGTGTAAAAACCAACTTCTTTTATAACAGAGCTTCTTGCTGCTCCTTCAAGtgcttttctaaattaaaaaaataataaataaaagtccaTTGGTATTACTGTCTTTATATAAAATGCATCATCTTATAACTACTGGATTGTGTAGTATTTTACAATGAATACATATTAGAAAGCCGGCATTGATACATTTAACTATTCAGGGGGTTTTCCTTGTTCTCTGGGTTGAATTCTGTGAACGCAGGAAGACTAATGAAATTTGCCTACctgagaatttaaaagaaaatacagaaaaataactccaACTTTGAAATGCGTGAACTTGTCAAAACATCAGCCTCTGATTTTCTTACTGTTTAGAGTGAGCTAACTTACTCTGGTCCTCTAGCTCCTTTCACCTGGGCCACATCGTGAACAGTCCTTAAGAGTGCTGTCATCTTACATTTTAGCATTACTGAGTGTTGGTTACTGTCACTGTACTTCAATAGAAGTAAGGAAGGcctttaaagcttttttctaaagaattaaCTCTAAATGATCAATTCAGCAGTAGTAGCATTTcaaattttttcctttattgcagtgaaaataatttacagaaatatttaataacacCTACAGacaacactttttctttctgtaaagtATTGGGAACACTGAAAAGAAGCCAGCAaagtggtttgtgttttgttttggtttggtttgtttttttttcaaatgatacAATTATCTGCTCCTTAGATTCTTACCTGTGAACTATTCATACTGACTTAAATAGAAAGAGttccacaaataaaatatatcttcaaGGATAACAAGGTAGATCTGTGGTGAGTGGGAGGAACTACAAGTATAATAGCATTTTAGTAATTAATTAGTTTTTTCCTATTACATTTCCCTAATTTCCTTGGAACAACTAGAGATCAAATAGGTAGTGTTTCCAGTAAAATTTAATTCTTGTTCTGCCTCTTGAATCACATATTGAAATGTACTGCTAACATTGTGAATGTTTCTTTTGATCTCCTTTAAGGCAGACTATGAATTTATCAGCTCTGGTCTCTACCTTGTAGTGTTGTTACACTTATGTGAACAGCGCTTTTCTGATATGCTAGGAACTGCAAGTGAGGCCAGCACACGTGTCAGAGTAAGTATGCATCGATTTTACGGCAGGAATTCATACAGTGAACTTAGAACTATATTGTTGTCTTGAATGACTTAGGAGTTAGATACCCAAGAAGTACTACTGTTAATTAAGATATTTTGATGTAAAATGGTCTAGATTTGTCTCATGTAGTAACACTAGGTTTGATTTCAAACTGAAGGGTACCACGTTATTTCAGTTACTGTGttgcaaaattcattttgtcAAGGTTATCAGTAACTGTAGCTTTGAGTGTATCTTATCGTAATTGCTGGGTATTTATCCAAAACTGGAGGGTTTATCTTCCTCTGTATACAGTGCTCAGTTTAGAACATTGGACTATCTGATGTGACAAACCTTTCTCATTATGGCAGTCTGCATTACAGAGATCTGGACCTTGCATTGTTTGTCTGCTGGATTGAGTGCTTCAATAAGTACTTGAAACTGCTGAGCTATAGTATGATTTTCTGGCATTAGTCAAAACTCATAATAATCGGGTTTGACTGGATTCTTGTCACTAAAGTGCCTTAACTTAGAAGTACAGTAAGTGCACCTTGGACCAGTAAGAGATCAtcatacaaaataatttctgcataGTGACTGTTTCACAAATCTGTATTCTACATGTTATTTTGATACTAGATAGTGAATCTCAGTGCTCTTCGTCAACTGATCCCCTGAaaggtatatatttttaaaaatgcttaaaaagaaTTGGCAATATAAAGCTTGTCTAAAGCTTGTTTGTATGTTTGCATAGCAGGTAGTAGGCCTTTGGAGTAGAAGCAGGACTGTGCTAAAATCTTTTACTGTATTAGAACAGTGGTTCCCTTTCAGTACATGCCCAGTTATATAGCTTATTTTCTGTGGTTCACAAATGAAATGtccattaggaagaaattctttaagggtggtgaggcactggaacaggttgcctggcgaagctgtgggtgccccatccctggagctgtTTAATGGGGCTtggggcagcctggtctggtgggaggtgtccctgcccgcagtagggggttggaattagatggttttaaggtcccttccaacccaaaccattctatgattctgatttttctcctctacAGGTGTAGAGACAAAAGACACAATCTAACTGTAGCCAGCATCCAGTACAGTTTATTACCTTGAGTGTATTGCAGAAATAAGATGTTCTTAATGTTTCTGATCAGGCGCAGTATTACATAGTTGTGTGATGCTACATTTTAAACCAATAAGCATCACCTTTGTGCGTGTGATACTGAAACCACAATTGGGCTATGGAAACCTCTTATGttattcttgtttccttttatttgctgTGTGTCAGCATCTGTCCTGTCATTTAAACAGTGATGTAGATTGTCACTGTTCTTCTAACATTTAACTGCCACAATTGCCTCAATAGTTACCCTGATTTTAAACTTAATATTTACAGATATAATCTTCAGTggatttatgctttttttcaatAGCCTCACTCAGCCAGAGGGCTCTGTTTTGCCATATAAatagtgaaataaatgaaatggatTCAACTAATGAAGTCCTTGTGAGTTATGTTTTTGTGCATTGGAATTGGTAGGAACGGTTTTCATAAAACTGCCAATTTCTTACATGTGTGCAACTCTCAAAATAGATGTGTTTTACAGACTGTAGGACATGAAGATGGGGAGGCACTAACTGCTAATAGAAGCATTTGACATAGCGCGGAAGCTGAAATAACTGTGCAGTAGCAATTTGAAGTTTAGTATGTGGGACTTTATATTAAattttgtattgattttgtAAGTTGAGCAAGTGGATTAGGATAACCATTATGTGGAATGAAGCTTTGAGAtataaaaagtgaagaaaaggtgaagaaaacTTCTTTGCTAACGTGTTGCAAATTACTGCACATAAACTTTGCAACTTTTAAACTACTTTCTCTCTGCCTTGTTTCTAGTTTATTAACCTTGCAAGAACTCTTCAGGCACATATGGAAGATATTGAAAGTAGGtgcttcccctctcctccttcttcccccccATTAGATCTACTCAAAGTTAAATGAGTACAATCCTCCTTTGCCAAGATGATTCGTACTACCA from Oxyura jamaicensis isolate SHBP4307 breed ruddy duck chromosome 7, BPBGC_Ojam_1.0, whole genome shotgun sequence encodes the following:
- the MARCHF7 gene encoding E3 ubiquitin-protein ligase MARCHF7 isoform X6, with the protein product MESKPSRIPRRISLPASSSPIGSRSLTGNSLAGAYSARESSRRLDSGYQESAVLNTSGRDWGIGERETHETAWKLTASSPTHYSGTLDHPRSERFWGSRNRLSTSSSSHFTSGCYGESERTQGAYSRLHNQQRDSDSKRPKLSCTSTSSVRNNGLTAFSDLQDRPASSYAEGARPKENSLSALRLNASMNQQLPSDRQPSFFNRDSNISSSRSSYSSRQRRNEMESPQRSMQPAFSLSAIREDIPSSSGSERVLSSQRSLNEAAADSEGRRTTRQLLSRLASSMSSTFFSRRSSQDSLHTRSLGSEESSVVPRVQPSTLSSANGAATPETAGLQTSEASQGFSFLRRRWGLSGISQNLNSDSDGESYRPDSESRSTGSWLSSSLRNRCTPLFSRRRREGRDESARISTSDTTARSQHVFRRRESGEETSLEASDSPPRASVSRPSTPAVSGIPTATASPPDSSHSRRSSGILPGSLFRFAVPPTLGSSLSDNLMITVDIIPSGWNQSEGQESDKSKIPPSRDPERLQKIKESLLLEDSEDEEGDLCRICQMSSASSDNLLIEPCKCTGSLQYVHQDCMKKWLQSKINSGSSLEAVTTCELCKEKLHLNLEDFDIHELYRAHANEQADYEFISSGLYLVVLLHLCEQRFSDMLGTASEASTRVRFINLARTLQAHMEDIETSEDDSED
- the MARCHF7 gene encoding E3 ubiquitin-protein ligase MARCHF7 isoform X3, with amino-acid sequence MESKPSRIPRRISLPASSSPIGSRSLTGNSLAGAYSARESSRRLDSGYQESAVLNTSGRDWGIGERETHETAWKLTASSPTHYSGTLDHPRSERFWGSRNRLSTSSSSHFTSGCYGESERTQGAYSRLHNQQRDSDSKRPKLSCTSTSSVRNNGLTAFSDASWRYSRIPRSSSVMLGSLGTELVRERRELERRTDVSINDLVDHSYRRNDFSSSTYLQDRPASSYAEGARPKENSLSALRLNASMNQQLPSDRQPSFFNRDSNISSSRSSYSSRQRRNEMESPQRSMQPAFSLSAIREDIPSSSGSERVLSSQRSLNEAAADSEGRRTTRQLLSRLASSMSSTFFSRRSSQDSLHTRSLGSEESSVVPRVQPSTLSSANGAATPETAGLQTSEASQGFSFLRRRWGLSGISQNLNSDSDGESYRPDSESRSTGSWLSSSLRNRCTPLFSRRRREGRDESARISTSDTTARSQHVFRRRESGEETSLEASDSPPRASVSRPSTPAVSGIPTATASPPDSSHSRRSSGILPGSLFRFAVPPTLGSSLSDNLMITVDIIPSGWNQSEGQESDKSKIPPSRDPERLQKIKESLLLEDSEDEEGDLCRICQMSSASSDNLLIEPCKCTGSLQYVHQDCMKKWLQSKINSGSSLEAVTTCELCKEKLHLNLEDFDIHELYRAHANEQADYEFISSGLYLVVLLHLCEQRFSDMLGTASEASTRVRFINLARTLQAHMEDIETSEDDSED
- the MARCHF7 gene encoding E3 ubiquitin-protein ligase MARCHF7 isoform X5: MESKPSRIPRRISLPASSSPIGSRSLTGNSLAGAYSARESSRRLDSGYQESAVLNTSGRDWGIGERETHETAWKLTASSPTHYSGTLDHPRSERFWGSRNRLSTSSSSHFTSGCYGESERTQGAYSRLHNQQRDSDSKRPKLSCTSTSSVRNNGLTAFSDLQDRPASSYAEGARPKENSLSALRLNASMNQQLPSDRQPSFFNRDSNISSSRSSYSSRQRRNEMESPQRSMQPAFSLSAIREDIPSSSGSERVLSSQRSLNEAAADSEGRRTTRQLLSRLASSMSSTFFSRRSSQDSLHTRSLGSEESSVVPRVQPSTLSSANGAATPETAGLQTSEASQGFSFLRRRWGLSGISQNLNSDSDGESYRPDSESRSTGSWLSSSLRNRCTPLFSRRRREGRDESARISTSDTTARSQHVFRRRESGEETSLEASDSPPRASVSRPSTPAVSGIPTATASPPDSSHSRRSSGILPGSLFRFAVPPTLGSSLSDNLMITVDIIPSGWNQSEGQESDKSKIPPSRDPERLQKIKESLLLEDSEDEEGDLCRICQMSSASSDNLLIEPCKCTGSLQYVHQDCMKKWLQSKINSGSSLEAVTTCELCKEKLHLNLEDFDIHELYRAHANEQADYEFISSGLYLVVLLHLCEQRFSDMLGTASEASTRVRLLRMILKTDAGGTVLQETNRCAAEMLNWQEQHEHAFVFCSP
- the MARCHF7 gene encoding E3 ubiquitin-protein ligase MARCHF7 isoform X4: MESKPSRIPRRISLPASSSPIGSRSLTGNSLAGAYSARESSRRLDSGYQESAVLNTSGRDWGIGERETHETAWKLTASSPTHYSGTLDHPRSERFWGSRNRLSTSSSSHFTSGCYGESERTQGAYSRLHNQQRDSDSKRPKLSCTSTSSVRNNGLTAFSDASWRYSRIPRSSSVMLGSLGTELVRERRELERRTDVSINDLVDHSYRRNDFSSSTYLQDRPASSYAEGARPKENSLSALRLNASMNQQLPSDRQPSFFNRDSNISSSRSSYSSRQRRNEMESPQRSMQPAFSLSAIREDIPSSSGSERVLSSQRSLNEAAADSEGRRTTRQLLSRLASSMSSTFFSRRSSQDSLHTRSLGSEESSVVPRVQPSTLSSANGAATPETAGLQTSEASQGFSFLRRRWGLSGISQNLNSDSDGESYRPDSESRSTGSWLSSSLRNRCTPLFSRRRREGRDESARISTSDTTARSQHVFRRRESVPPTLGSSLSDNLMITVDIIPSGWNQSEGQESDKSKIPPSRDPERLQKIKESLLLEDSEDEEGDLCRICQMSSASSDNLLIEPCKCTGSLQYVHQDCMKKWLQSKINSGSSLEAVTTCELCKEKLHLNLEDFDIHELYRAHANEQADYEFISSGLYLVVLLHLCEQRFSDMLGTASEASTRVRLLRMILKTDAGGTVLQETNRCAAEMLNWQEQHEHAFVFCSP
- the MARCHF7 gene encoding E3 ubiquitin-protein ligase MARCHF7 isoform X1 — encoded protein: MESKPSRIPRRISLPASSSPIGSRSLTGNSLAGAYSARESSRRLDSGYQESAVLNTSGRDWGIGERETHETAWKLTASSPTHYSGTLDHPRSERFWGSRNRLSTSSSSHFTSGCYGESERTQGAYSRLHNQQRDSDSKRPKLSCTSTSSVRNNGLTAFSDASWRYSRIPRSSSVMLGSLGTELVRERRELERRTDVSINDLVDHSYRRNDFSSSTYLQDRPASSYAEGARPKENSLSALRLNASMNQQLPSDRQPSFFNRDSNISSSRSSYSSRQRRNEMESPQRSMQPAFSLSAIREDIPSSSGSERVLSSQRSLNEAAADSEGRRTTRQLLSRLASSMSSTFFSRRSSQDSLHTRSLGSEESSVVPRVQPSTLSSANGAATPETAGLQTSEASQGFSFLRRRWGLSGISQNLNSDSDGESYRPDSESRSTGSWLSSSLRNRCTPLFSRRRREGRDESARISTSDTTARSQHVFRRRESGEETSLEASDSPPRASVSRPSTPAVSGIPTATASPPDSSHSRRSSGILPGSLFRFAVPPTLGSSLSDNLMITVDIIPSGWNQSEGQESDKSKIPPSRDPERLQKIKESLLLEDSEDEEGDLCRICQMSSASSDNLLIEPCKCTGSLQYVHQDCMKKWLQSKINSGSSLEAVTTCELCKEKLHLNLEDFDIHELYRAHANEQADYEFISSGLYLVVLLHLCEQRFSDMLGTASEASTRVRLLRMILKTDAGGTVLQETNRCAAEMLNWQEQHEHAFVFCSP
- the MARCHF7 gene encoding E3 ubiquitin-protein ligase MARCHF7 isoform X2 — its product is MESKPSRIPRRISLPASSSPIGSRSLTGNSLAGAYSARESSRRLDSGYQESAVLNTSGRDWGIGERETHETAWKLTASSPTHYSGTLDHPRSERFWGSRNRLSTSSSSHFTSGCYGESERTQGAYSRLHNQQRDSDSKRPKLSCTSTSSVRNNGLTAFSDASWRYSRIPRSSSVMLGSLGTELVRERRELERRTDVSINDLVDHSYRRNDFSSSTYLQDRPASSYAEGARPKENSLSALRLNASMNQQLPSDRQPSFFNRDSNISSSRSSYSSRQRRNEMESPQRSMQPAFSLSAIREDIPSSSGSERVLSSQRSLNEAAADSEGRRTTRQLLSRLASSMSSTFFSRRSSQDSLHTRSLGSEESSVVPRVQPSTLSSANGAATPETAGLQTSEASQGFSFLRRRWGLSGISQNLNSDSDGESYRPDSESRSTGSWLSSSLRNRCTPLFSRRRREGRDESARISTSDTTARSQHVFRRRESGEETSLEASDSPPRASVSRPSTPAVSGIPTATASPPDSSHSRRSSGILPGSLFRFAVPPTLGSSLSDNLMITVDIIPSGWNQSEGQESDKSKIPPSRDPERLQKIKESLLLEDSEDEEGDLCRICQMSSASSDNLLIEPCKCTGSLQYVHQDCMKKWLQSKINSGSSLEAVTTCELCKEKLHLNLEDFDIHELYRAHANEQADYEFISSGLYLVVLLHLCEQRFSDMLGTASEASTRVRFINLARTLQAHMEDIESRCFPSPPSSPPLDLLKVK